The genomic DNA GGCGGCGCGTCGGGCGGCCTTGTCGCAGAAGGCGGGCTGGGGCAGGCGGGGCTCATCGGCGTGGCGCTGGCCTTGGCGGCGGCGGGCACGTGGGCCGTGTACTCCATCGTGACGAAGAAGCTCTCGACGTTCGGCTACGACAGCATCCTCGTCACGCGCCGCACGTTCGCCTGGGGTCTCGCGTTCATGCTTCCCGCGCTGCCGCTTCTGGGCTTTTCGCCCGATTGGGGCTCGCTCGCCGCGCCCGAGATGTGGGGCAACCTCGTGTTCTTGGGGCTGGGCGCGAGCGCGCTGTGCTTCGTGACGTGGAACATGGCGGTGAAGGAGCTGGGGCCGGTGAAGACGAGCCTGTACATCTACCTCGTGCCGGCGCTCACCGTGCTGGCCTCGGCCGCCGTGCTGGGCGACCCGCTCACCCCGCCGGTCGTCGCCGGAGTCCTGCTTACTATAGCAGGGCTGTTCCTTTCCGAGCGCGGGAAGTAGCGCGCTACGAGGCGGCGCACGCGTCCGAAAGCAACGTCGGTGGCGAAAAAGCATCGGATTCGGAAGTTCGCAAGGGGTTCGAAGGCGCAGCGCAAGCTGCCTTTCCGCATAGTGCCCGATCGCAGAAGGGAAGCCGTGGGATTGCGCCCGTTCATCCCCGCGAAGCTCGCGGCTTTCTTCCGAATTCGATATGTTTTCTCCATTACACGTCTAACCGGCTGCACGGAGATGCTCGGGACTGGGCGGCTTCGAGCGAAGGGTTCCACCGAACATCGTTCGTCGAATGGAAAACACGCACGGATGTTTCACGTGAAACATCTACGCGTCGCGATGCCGAGGGATGTCGGCTCCGTCGCCGCTCCGGCGTCGTGGCCCTTGCGGCGTCGAAGCTTTCGCCGGCTCAACGCTCGGGACGCGCGGTCAGCCGCACGGCACCGCGGTCGAGCAGCGGCTCGTAGACGCCGCGCAGCCATAGGGCGGCCTCGCCCGGTTCCAGCGCGAGCGGCATGCGGTTGTGCACGGGAGCCACGGCGGCGTTCGGTTCGGTGGTGACGAGCGAGAATCGTCCGCGATCGTGCACGCCCGCCAGCAAGAGCGGCGCGCCGTCGGGCGCTGCGAAGGCGTACTGGCGCTTCACGGGGCGCCCGGTGCGCTCGCTCGGCACCGTCTCGGTCGCATGCGATTCGTAGAAGCCCCGAGCAGGCACCAGGCAGCGACGACGCGCGAAGGACTCGGCCCACATGCTGCCCTCGCTGCGCAGAGCCGTCTCGATGCGCGTGTTGAACACGGGTCCGTTCTTCCAAGGAACCTCGTATCCCCAGGCCATATGGGCTACCGCGAGGCCGCATCCGTCGCCCGCGGCCACGATGAGCGGCACGACCGACGAGGGAAGCGCCTCGGGGCGGTTCGCGCGGCCGATCGCGCCGGTTCCGCGGGCTTCTGCCGGCTCGTCCGATTCGCCGTCGAACAGCGAGAGCTGCACAGGCGCCTCTTCGCGTTTCGCTCGCTGCTCGGCGCGGTCCGGCTGCGCGGATTCGGGGAAGAAGAGGAAGTCCTCATAGGCCTCGATCGGGTCGAGCGAAGCCAGCTCGTCCGCGTGCGCGGCCAGGTCGCGCTCTATCTCCGCAGCGATGCGGGCGACTTCGTCGCAGTCGATCGGTATGAAACGGCGGCACATCCACGGCTCCTTCCTCGCGTTTCCGCTCGCATCCAGTGTAGCGGTTCGCACGACGATGCGGGGCTACCGTGCGGTGTCCTTCGCGTGACGGCCGCGTTCCGGCTCGGCTGCGCCGCTACCTTTCGCATTGGCTGCAGCGCGGGCGAGCCGCCTCCGCGACGTCGGCGGCGCGGCCCGCCGTAACGCGTGCCGTCGCTCCCGCCGTTCAAGCGCTCGCGGACGAAGGGGTTGACAATACCCTTAAGGGGTATATACTCGCGCTTGGATACCCTCATGGGGTATAGAAGGAAGGAATCATCATGACCGAGAATCACGCGCAAGCTGAAAACGCCGCCATCTCGTCGCGCCCCGCGTCGACGTGCTGCTGCCACCGTAAGGAGACGCCGCGCTCGGAAGAGCTGCAGGCCGACCTTCATCGTCGCTTGAACCGCGTGATCGGGCAGCTGGGCGGCGTGAAGACGATGATCGACGACAACCGCTACTGCGCCGACGTGCTCACGCAGCTGGCGGCCGCGGAAAGCGCGGTTCACAGCATTTCCGCCGTGGTGCTGCGCAACCACCTGGAAACGTGCGTGGTCGAACAGATCGAACGCGGCAACGTGGAGATCATCGACGAGGTCATGAACCTGTTGAAGAAGTTCTCGCGCTAACCCGCGCTGAAAGACAAGGCCGTTCGTCCGTTTGTCGCGGATGTTTCACGTGAAACATCCGTTCGCGCGAAGGGGAGGGCGGCTGCGAAGGAGTAAGAAGTGAAGCAAACGTTCGATGTCACCGGCATGACGTGCGCGGCGTGCTCCGCGCGCGTGGAGAAGGCGACGCGGGCCGTGCCCGGCGTGGCCGACGTTGCCGTGAACCTGCTGAAGAACAGCATGGACGTCGCCTTCGACGACGGCGCGGAACCGTCGGCCGTGACGGTCGCCGTCGAGGCCGCGGTCGACAAGGCGGGCTACGGCGCCGCCGCGCGCGTCCCGGCAGGCGCGAGCGGCGGCCGGCAGGGCGCGGGGAGCCGTGCGGCCCAGGCGCGCCCCGTGGCCGACGCGGCCGCCGAGGCCAAGCATGTTCGCATGCGCCTCATCGTGTCGGCCGTGTTCACGATCCCCTTGTTCTACCTGTCGATGGGACACATGTTCGGCTGGCCGCTGCCCGGGTTCTTCCTGGGGGACGAGAACGTGCTCACGTTCGCGTTCACGCAGTTCCTGCTGTTGCTGCCCGTCGTGTTCGTCAACTTCAAGTTCTTCCGCGTGGGCTTCAAGACGCTGTTCCACGGCGCGCCGAACATGGACTCGCTCATCGCGCTCGGCTCGACGGCGGCCACGGTGTACGGCATCTACGCCATCTACAAGATCGGCATCGCGCTGGGCGCGGGCGACCTGCACGCCGCGCACCTGGCGGCCATGGACCTGTACTTCGAGTCGGCGGCCATGATCCTCACGCTCATCACGCTGGGCAAGTACTTCGAGGCGCGCGCGAAGGGCAAGACCACCGGCGCCATCGCCAAGCTCGTGGACCTCGCGCCGAAGGAGGCCACGCGGCTTGTGGACGGCCGCGAGGAGCGCGTCGCGGTGGAGGCGGTGCGCGCGGGCGACGTGCTGGCGGTGCGCGCGGGCGAGGGCGTCCCCGTGGACGGCACCCTGCTCGAGGGCTCGGGGACGGTGGACGAGTCGGTGATCACGGGCGAGAGCGTGCCCGTGGACAAGCGCCCCGGCGATGCGGTGACCGGCGCCACCGTGAACCGCACCGGATGGTTCACCATGCGCGCCGACCGCGTGGGCGACGACACCACGCTGGCCGGCATCATCCGGCTCGTGGACGAGGCCACATCGACGAAGGCGCCCATCGAGAAGATCGCCGACAAGATATCGGGCGTGTTCGTGCCCGTGGTCATCGTCGTCGCCGTCGTCACGTTCGCCGTGTGGATGCTCGGTGGCTCGACGCTCGAGACGGCCATGTCGCACGCCATCAGCGTGCTCGTCATCTCGTGCCCGTGCGCGCTCGGCCTGGCAACGCCCACGGCCATCATGGTGGGCACCGGGCGTGGGGCGACCAACGGCATCCTCATCAAGTCGGCCGAGGCGCTGGAAACCGCCCACGACGTGAAGACCGTCGTGTTCGACAAGACGGGCACGGTGACCGAGGGCGCGCCGAGCGTCACCGACGTGGTCCCGGCCCCGGGCGTGGGCGAGGAGCGCCTGCTGGAGCTGGCGGTGTCCATCGAAGGCCGCTCCGAGCACCCGCTCGCCCGCGCCGTGTGCGACTACGCGCGCAGCCGTCATGCCTACCCGCTGCTCGTGGAGGACTTCAAGCAGGTGCCCGGCGAAGGGGTGGCGGCGCTCGTCGACGACCGCCCGTCATGCGCCGGCAACCTGCGCATGATGGAGGCCCGCAACGTCGCGGTGGGCGCGTTCGCCGAGGAGGCGCAGCGGCAGGCCGACATGGGCAAGACGCCGCTCTTCTTCGCGCAGGACGGCGAGCTCCTGGGCGTGATCGCCGTGGCCGACACGGTGAAGCCCTCGAGCGCCGCCGCCCTGGCCACGCTTTCGGCCATGGGCATCCGCACGGTGATGCTGACCGGCGACAACGAGCGCACCGCCGCCGCCATCCAACGCGAGGTGGGCGCCGACGAGGTCATCGCCGGCGTGCTGCCTGACGGCAAGGAACGCGAGATCCGCCGCCTGTCCGAGCAGGGCCGCGTGGCCATGGTGGGCGACGGCATCAACGATGCCCCGGCGCTCGCGCGCGCCGACGTCGGCATCGCCATCGGGGCCGGCACCGACGTGGCCATCGAGAGCGCCGACATCGTGCTCATGAAAAGCGACCTGCTCGACGTGCCCGCCTCCATCCAGCTGTCGCGCGCGACGCTGCGCAACATCAAGCAGAACCTGTTCTGGGCGCTCGTCTACAACGCGGTGTGCATCCCCGTGGCCGCCGGCGCCCTGTCGTTCATGGGCCTGAACCTCAACCCCATGATCGCCGCGGCCGCCATGAGCCTGAGCTCGGTGTGCGTCGTGTCGAACGCCCTGCGGCTGCGCGGCTGGAAGCCCAACCTCCCCTCGGCAGCGATGGACGCGCCCGCGTCCGCGCCCATCGATAGCACCGTACCCAGCGAACCCAACGA from Eggerthella lenta DSM 2243 includes the following:
- a CDS encoding heavy metal translocating P-type ATPase, encoding MKQTFDVTGMTCAACSARVEKATRAVPGVADVAVNLLKNSMDVAFDDGAEPSAVTVAVEAAVDKAGYGAAARVPAGASGGRQGAGSRAAQARPVADAAAEAKHVRMRLIVSAVFTIPLFYLSMGHMFGWPLPGFFLGDENVLTFAFTQFLLLLPVVFVNFKFFRVGFKTLFHGAPNMDSLIALGSTAATVYGIYAIYKIGIALGAGDLHAAHLAAMDLYFESAAMILTLITLGKYFEARAKGKTTGAIAKLVDLAPKEATRLVDGREERVAVEAVRAGDVLAVRAGEGVPVDGTLLEGSGTVDESVITGESVPVDKRPGDAVTGATVNRTGWFTMRADRVGDDTTLAGIIRLVDEATSTKAPIEKIADKISGVFVPVVIVVAVVTFAVWMLGGSTLETAMSHAISVLVISCPCALGLATPTAIMVGTGRGATNGILIKSAEALETAHDVKTVVFDKTGTVTEGAPSVTDVVPAPGVGEERLLELAVSIEGRSEHPLARAVCDYARSRHAYPLLVEDFKQVPGEGVAALVDDRPSCAGNLRMMEARNVAVGAFAEEAQRQADMGKTPLFFAQDGELLGVIAVADTVKPSSAAALATLSAMGIRTVMLTGDNERTAAAIQREVGADEVIAGVLPDGKEREIRRLSEQGRVAMVGDGINDAPALARADVGIAIGAGTDVAIESADIVLMKSDLLDVPASIQLSRATLRNIKQNLFWALVYNAVCIPVAAGALSFMGLNLNPMIAAAAMSLSSVCVVSNALRLRGWKPNLPSAAMDAPASAPIDSTVPSEPNEKETVMEKTLNVEGMMCQHCVAHVKKALEGVEGVEEAVVDLDAGTATAKLARDVPEETLAAAVVEAGYEVK
- a CDS encoding DMT family transporter, translating into MAVQTSEAIEGAPADQRRPAVRGHALALVTVVVWAVTFVSTKVLLVHLAPIEILFFRFVIGFVALALLRPRILHVRGFKEERWFMLAGATGVTVYYLLENIALTFTTASIVGVVVAAAPLFTGVASAVVLKERLRAPFFVGFAVAMAGVCLVSFAGGASGGLVAEGGLGQAGLIGVALALAAAGTWAVYSIVTKKLSTFGYDSILVTRRTFAWGLAFMLPALPLLGFSPDWGSLAAPEMWGNLVFLGLGASALCFVTWNMAVKELGPVKTSLYIYLVPALTVLASAAVLGDPLTPPVVAGVLLTIAGLFLSERGK
- a CDS encoding SOS response-associated peptidase, which encodes MCRRFIPIDCDEVARIAAEIERDLAAHADELASLDPIEAYEDFLFFPESAQPDRAEQRAKREEAPVQLSLFDGESDEPAEARGTGAIGRANRPEALPSSVVPLIVAAGDGCGLAVAHMAWGYEVPWKNGPVFNTRIETALRSEGSMWAESFARRRCLVPARGFYESHATETVPSERTGRPVKRQYAFAAPDGAPLLLAGVHDRGRFSLVTTEPNAAVAPVHNRMPLALEPGEAALWLRGVYEPLLDRGAVRLTARPER
- a CDS encoding metal-sensing transcriptional repressor, with product MTENHAQAENAAISSRPASTCCCHRKETPRSEELQADLHRRLNRVIGQLGGVKTMIDDNRYCADVLTQLAAAESAVHSISAVVLRNHLETCVVEQIERGNVEIIDEVMNLLKKFSR